The bacterium nucleotide sequence GGTTCTGCTGAATTTGCTTGAGCAGGAGAAACCGGACCTCGTCGCGGTGGTCTTTGATTCGCCTGAGCCCACCTTCCGCCACGAGATGTATGCCGAATACAAGGCACAGCGCCAGCACATGCCCGAGGACATGGCCGACCAGCTTCCCCGTCTCGAGGAGCTCCTCGAGGCACTTGATATCCCGCTCATCCGCAAACCAGGATTTGAGGCTGATGACATTATGGGCACCCTGGCGCGGCGAGCCGCGACGCAGGGACTGGAAACGGTGCTGGTGACGGGCGACAAGGATCTCATGCAGCTGGTCGACGACCATACTCTGGTCTATTATCCCCACCGGGCCGGGGAAAAAATCGAGTGGCTCGATTCCGCGGCTGTCACCGAAAAAATGGGCGTTCCGCCGAGCCAGATCATCGATTATCTCGCGCTCTGCGGCGATGCCTCCGACAATATCCCCGGGGTGCCAGGCATCGGTCCGGTCGGCGCCCTGGCCTTGCTCAAGCAATACGGCTCGCTCGGGGCGCTCCTCAACCAGGCCGAGCAGATCGAGGCCAAAAAGCATCGCGTGCTATTGCAGGAACATGCCGATCTGGCACGGCTATCGCAAACGCTCGCCACCATCCACTGCGACGTACCCCTGGATATCACGGTCGAATCTCTGGCGGCGCGGCCGGTTCCCGCGGAGAAAGCAGCGGCCTTCTTCCGCAAGATGGATCTGCCCTCCCTGGCCGACAAGTTCAGCAGCCGTGCCGCTGCTGATCATCATTATCATCTGGTGATGGACCGGGCCGGCATGGAAGCGCTCGCGGAGAGATTGCAGCAGAGCGGCGCCTTTGCCTTCGATACCGAAACGACCTCCATCGATCCGATGCGTGCCGATCTGGTGGGGCTCTCTTTCTCCTGCGCTGAGGGGGAGGCCTGGTATGTTCCGGTCAAGGGGCCGGAGGATCTGGCCGCCGCGCATCGCCCCCTGGCGCTGCAGGAGGTTTTGGCCATTTTGCGCCCTGTCTTGACCAATCCGGATCTTCGCAAAAGCGGGCACAACGCCAAATACGATCTCATCGTCCTCGCCCGCAACGGCATCGAGGTGGCCGGACTGGCCTGCGATACCATGGTGGCCGACTATTTGATCAATCCATCTGGATTTCAGCATAATCTCGATTCGGCCAGTCTCGAGCATCTTGGCCTGAAAAAGATCCCGACCACCCAGCTTTTGGGCACCGGCAAGAACCAGCGCACCATGGACCAGGTGCCGATCGAGCAAGTGGCAGAGTACGCCTGCGAGGATGCCGATTATACCTGGCGGCTGGAACAGGTGATGATGCCCAAGATAGAGGCCCTCGGGCTGAGGCCGCTCTTCGACGATGTGGAGGTGCCGCTGATCCATGTCCTCGTGGTAATGGAGCGCAACGGCGTCGCACTCGACGAGCAGCATCTGGCAGCCATGTCGAAAGAGCTCGAACAGGAGCTGGGGGTGATCGAAAACTCGATCTACGAACTGGCAGGGCACGCCTTCAACATCAACTCGCCGAAGCAGTTGGGTGAGATTCTTTTCAATGAACTCAAACTCCCATCGGCGCGCAAGACCAAAACCGGCTTTTCGACCGATGTCGGGGTGCTCGAGGAACTCGCCGGCAAGCATCCCTTGCCGCAGCGCATCCTCGATTACCGTCAGCTGGCCAAGCTCAAATCGACCTATGTCGATGCCCTGCCGCGGCTGATCAATCCCGCCACGGGGCGGGTCCACACCTCCTACAACCAGACGGTGGCCGCCACGGGCCGTCTCTCATCGACCGAGCCCAATCTTCAGAATATCCCGATCCGCACCGAGGTAGGCCGGCGGATCCGCCGCGCCTTCATCCCCGGAGACCGGGAACATCTCATCCTCGATGCCGATTATTCCCAAATCGAACTGCGTATCATGGCCCATCTTTCGGGCGACAAGACCTTGCGCGACTCTTTCCTGGCTGATGAGGATGTCCATGCTCGCACCGCTTCGCTGGTTTTCAAGGTGGCCCAGGACGAGGTCACGCCGGAGCAACGCCGCCGCGCCAAAGAGGTCAACTTCGGCATCATGTATGGCATGGGGGCCTATGGTCTGGCGCAGCGGCTCGGACTGGCCAACGACGAAGCGGAGCAGTTTATCCTCGCCTATTTCGCAAGCTATCCGGGGGTGCAGGAATACATGCTACGCACGGTGCGAGAGGCGCGGCAGAACGGCTATGTCACCACCCTGCTTGGGCGGCGGCGGATGGTGCCCGATATCGCCAGCGACAACCGTCGCATCCGCGAGTTCGCCGAACGCACCGCGATCAATACCCCCATTCAGGGCAGCGCCGCGGACCTGATCAAGGTGGCGATGATTCGTATTCAGAACCGTCTCGAGCAGGAGAAATGCGCCGCCCGGATGATCATGCAGGTCCATGACGAGCTGGTTTTCGAGGTACCGCGCGACGAAATCGAGGCGGTGCGCGCGCTCGTACGCGCCGAGATGGAGGGCGCCATTAAACTGGAGGTGCCGGTCAAAGTCGAAACCGGGGTCGGCAACAACTGGCTGGAGGCGCATTAAAGCGCTCCGCCCAGGCGACGGGGTACCGGGCGGCGGGCTTGCGGTGATGGGCGGTGAACGGGGTGGGCCACGCGAAGTTAACAGAACTGTTCCGTACCATGGAAGCGCGCATGGGAATCAAACGAAGAGTCGCCCGATTATACTTCACTCTCAAGCAGCTGGGACCGCGCTGGCTGCCGGGGCGGTGTGTCCGGATCACAATCACCAGCGACCCGGTATTCCTACGGATTCTGCGGGCTGCGATCGATGAAATTGCGGTTCTGGCCGGATTCACGCGCAAAGAGGGGGCCAAAATCATCCTGGCGGTCGATGAGGCCTGCTCCAATGTCATCCGCCATGCCTATCATAACATCGGCGGCCAGCCGATCTATGTCACCTGCCGCATCACCCCGATCAAGCTCGAGATCGTCATCATCGATCTCGGCGAACCGGCGGATATCAAGAGCATCAAGCCGCGGCCTCTTGACGAGCTGCGGCCGGGCGGGTTGGGCGTACACATCATCCGCACGGTCATGGATGAGGTGCATTACGAGAATCTGTCCAGAATCGGCAATCGCCTGATTATGGCGAAATTTCTTCCCAGGGAGGAGCGGGCATCATGAGTCTGCATCTGGATACCGAGCAGATGGGGAATGTCGCGGTCATGAACATTTGCGGCGATGTCGACCTCTACTCTTCCCCCCAACTGCGCAAGGAAATCCTCAAACTGGTGTCGGCGCGTGACGTCCGGCTGGTAGTTAATCTGGACCGGGTCAGCTATATGGACAGCTCGGGGCTGGCCACCCTGATCGAAGGGCTGCAGCATCTCAACCGCAATAACGGGAGGATGGCGGTAACCGGGCTGAGGGATGCGGTCAAGGAGGTCTTTGAGCTCACCCGCCTCGACACCGTCTTCACCATCTATCCCGATCCCCCCACTGCAATGAAATGGATCACCTCGTGAAGTCCACCGGGTTCCCGGGCCAGCGGCTGGCCCACTTCTTCGTCCACCTGGCGCGTTTCGGGCGCTTCACCGCGTCTACCTTCGGCTTCTTCTTCACCGCCGCCTTCCGTGGCCGCCGCATCCGTTGGGGTTCCGCAATGACCCAGATGGTGCGTATGGGGGTTGATTCCCTGCCCATCGTCGGCACGATCGCTTTCTTTGTCGGATTGATCATCGCCATGCAATCGGCCCACCAGCTCGAACAGTTCGGCGCTGCCATTTATGTGGCGGATCTGGTCGGGGTCTCGATTACCCGCGAGCTGGGGCCCCTGATCACCGCCATCCTCGTGGCCGGCCGCTGCGGCTCGGCGATCACCGCCGAGATTGGCAGCATGAAAGTCGCCGAGGAACTCGATGCCCTCGCCGTCATGGCCCTGAATCCAGTCGGATTCCTCGTCGTCCCCCGCACCCTCGCCCTGATGATCACACTGCCCTGTCTGACGGTCATCGCCGATCTGCTCGGCATCTTCGGCGGCCTGGTGCTGGCGGTCACCACCCTCGACATCCCTTTCATCGCGTACTATAACGAGACCATCCGTGCCGTAGTGCTCGCCGATTTCCTCACCGGCCTCTTCAAGAGCCTGATCTTCGGCCTGATTATCGTTCTGATCGGGGCCTATCAGGGCTTTAATGTGTCCGGCGGAGCGGAGGGGGTCGGCAAGGCGACCACGGCTTCGGTGGTCAGCTCGATCTTCCTCATCATCCTCGCGGATCTCCTGTTCACGGCCCTCTTTTATTCCACTTTCTGATCGGCTGCTACTATTTCGATAACAGCCGGGACCTTGAAGAAGCGGACCATCCGCTCATCGAAGAAGCGGGCTTGGCGGCCGTCGATCAGGACACGGGCCGGCTTTTGGCCGAGCGGATGCGCGACCTCGATACCCCCTTCAGGAACCCGGATTCCTCCCCCCACCACAATGTGATAGCCTTTGCCCTGTTTCCGGTACTCGTACCGCACCGGTCCATAATAGCTGGGCATATTCTCGACGCGCACGCCGCCTTCCCCCGCTATCCATTCCCGACTCAGACCAGCGCCGATGATCAGGCAGTTGCGGTCCTCGTCCTCATAGAGGAACATGGTCCGCACCGAGTTGATGAAATCAGATCCAACCCAGGTATGGGGCATGTCGCCGATGAATCGCGGGGTTTTAGGGTCGGGGAAGACGATCTCCGCCCAATGGCGCCAGCCGGGCGGCCGCCGGTCCTGCAGAAAAAAGTCGAGGAGTGCCCGGGCGCGGTCGGGCTGGCCGAGCCGGACAAAGGCGCCAATCAGCCGCACCTCATAGGGGGTGTAATCGCGCCATAACAGCAGGCCATCGCGGCGGCTGGTGAAAAAGCTGAAATAGCGATCGAAGGTATTCTGCAACGGCGACTTGGGCAAAAGGCCGCCGAGGTTGCAAGGGTAAAGGGCGATCGCCGTAGAGGTCGCATCGAAATCGCCCAACTCAACGCACCCGGGCAGATAGTCGATCTTTTTGTAACGGATCGCCCGTGCCAGCGATGCCAGGAGATTCTCGCGGAAGCGGTCGCGCGAGCGGCGCAGCCAGGCTGCGTCCTCTTTTTCACCCAGCAGCGCGGCGATCTCAAGGGCATCGGTGTAGCCGCGCAAGGCTAAGAAATTGTCCCAATAAGAGTGCATCGGCTTGGCGGAATAGCCTTCATGGGAGATCGATTCGGGGACGAGGCCGTAAAAGGCATCACTCGAATCGTCGCCCGCCGGTTGGTAGGGTGGGGTCCGGCGCCTCGCGGTGAGGGTGTCGAGCCAGGCGGCCGCGGCGCGGATGCGGGGGTAATGGGTGCGCAGAAAAGCGCTGTCGCCGCTAAAGAGGTAGTATTGGTGCATGGCGAAGAGATACTCGCCGTTGCTGTCATTTTCGGGGACGGGATCGGAGCCGCGGCGGTCCACCACGCAGGGCACCTTGCCATTGGGATAGAGATAGCCGGAATACCAATCCAGGTAATCCCTGACCTCCTGACGGATATTGAAACGGAGCAGGGCTGCGGAGGTGAGTGCGCCGTCGCGGATCCACGATCGCTCGTAGGAGCGCGATCCCGGCTGGATGCCGGGGCCGTCGCGGTTGATGAGGATGTAGGCGAGGTTGGCATAGACGGTTTCCATCAGCTCCCGGGCTGCGGGTGGCAGGGTGATCCCCACGCTGTGGACCTTTCCGCGCCAGAAGGCGGCTGTGGCCGTGCGGACCGCCTGCAGGGACTCGGTCGTCATCGTGTCAGGCAGCGCCTCGAAAGGAAGGGAGGTGGCCGCGAAGGGGACGACCACCTCAACCTGCCGTTCCTCTCCGGGCTGGAGCTCCCAGGCGTAGCGGGCTGCCGCCGAAGCCAGCCCCCGGGTGTCGTCGACTGCAGTGGAATCGGGCAGGCGGCCGTTGCAGATGAATCCGGTGATATCGCCGGCGGCGAAGGCAGCCGCGCCGAAGGCTAGGGGCCGGGTGATGAAAAAGAGGCTTTTTTCACGATTCACCAGGGCGTGCCCGTCGGCAAATTCGATGCGTTTGACCGAGGCGGTCCCGCCGGGCCAGTTGAGGAACTGCCAGGGCGGATTAACCTGGAAAGGCCGCAGGGCGAGATAGAGGGCCACCCTGTGGGGGGATGGCGCACGATTGGCAACGCGGTAGGTCAGGTAGAGGCGGTCCTGGCCGCTGGAGAAGAGGGAGTCGCGCTCTGGGCCATCGGCGAAGGCCCGGACGGAGAGCCGCACCGGGAGGTTCATCCAGGTCACTTCGGGCATGGGTAGATAGCCCTCCTCCAACGTAGCGCGGCTTGCTGCTTCATGCCAGGTATAGAGCGAATCCTCTACCACGAGGAAGGGCTCGAGCGAAAAATGGCTTTTGTCGACCTCCACCATGCCATCTGTGTTGATGAGGGCTTCCTGGTGGGCGTTGTTGACCCCAACGACTGTCCAGAAGGTTTGTTCGCCGAGGAAGTAGCGGGGGTAGAGCCCGGGGCGTGCCTGCCGGGCGGCGGCGCTGTAGAAGGCTTCGGGGGTTTCGAAGAAGCCGATATCGCGATTGCGGGCAGCCGTGGCGATCTCCTCCGGGGTTGGCGGTTTATCCGGGGGCAAGGCTTCGAGATAGAGCGCATCGATCCAGATGCTCCCCTTGCCGCCGCTGGAGGAGGAGATCATGAATTCGATTTTATCCATGACGCGCAGGGTCTGGTCCGCGGCCGGACCCCAGGCGAAGCTGATCTGGCTTTTTTTAATGGTTACCGGAGTCCATTCCTGCGGCCAGGGAACATTCCGTTTGATGTTCCACCAAACATTGTCGCCGCTTTGGTCGACGAGTTTGAACTCGAGGTTATTGGCGGAGCCGGTCCCGCGGATCCGGAAGGTGAACCGGAAATTGTCCGGCAGCGTCGCGGGGATCTTTTTCTGGATTCCGCAGTATCCCGCGCCGGCGACGAACTCGAAATCGAGGCGAAGTGCCTGGCCGGAGGTACCGGCGGCCGGGCTGACCTGCAGCCTGGTGCCATCCGAGGTGATGACCTTCCACTCCTGCGGTTTTGCTAAATCGTCGAGGGGTGCCGAATCGAGCCAGCCGCCGGCGAAGCCGGCGCGGCGCAGGCCGCAGCGGATATGGGGATTGCGGGAGAGAATCTTCCAGATCAATCCGGTGCGGTAATTCTCGATCATCGCCAACATGGGACCCTGGTCGATCCCGAGGTAGTCGGGATTGAACCAGCCGGAGGCATTCCTGGCGCCTTCGCGGTAGGTGGGATTGAAGGCATCGAGAAAACCGTATCGGCTCCACAGTCGGGCGCCGTACCGACGCCGCATCTCCTTGAGGGCGGGGAGGGCGACCTCGGGGGCAAAGGGCATGGAGGCGCCGGCGGCGTAAGGGGCGATCGTGCCGTCGTCGTTGATCCAGTCGAAGGAGACGCCGCGGGCGGCGTAGGTGAAAAATTTGCGCCGGACGCCATCAATCAGCAGCTCCCGGTCGGCCGGGCCGTCGCAGGCGGTGAATCCCCATATGTTGGCGCCGTAATCGCGGAAGTTGCCGGGATTGGCGATGGCATAACTTCGCTGCGAGAGCGTCGCACGCCGCGAGTTCTCGAAATAGTCGATGCCCCGGCTGCGCATATAGGCATCCTGGATGGAGCGAAAATCGATCCAGATATGCGAAAACTGGTGCCCGAAGAGGGGGCCAAAACTGATGAATGCCTGGCCGTAGAAATCGGCCCAGAGGTAGGTGGAACACCAGGCCTCCCAGACACCATCCGGCAGGGGGTGCGTGGGAGAACCGAGGCCGAGGATATAGAGCATCATCGCTTCCATGTAGCCGGTCCAGGTGGTGGAATTGAAACCCGTTTCCGGGTGCCAGCCCATCGGCATGGTCTGGCGGCCGTTCATGAACCAGCTCCAGTCTGCAGCGAAGTAGAGCGAATCGGCCAGGGCGCGGATTTCGTGTTCGCCTGGGGAGTCGCGATCAAAATAGCCCTGACAGAAGAGGGCTCCCATGATCAACAGTGCGGTGTCCATGTTGGAGAGTTCGCACTGCCATTCGCGTTCGCCGCTCGGAATTCGGAGGAAATGGTAATAGAATCCCTTGTAACAGGTGGTGGTTTCGGCGCGGGGATGCCGGGCGAGCTGGCGGAAAAAGCGCAGGGCGTTCAGGGTTCGCTGCGCTGCCTCGCTGCGGGTCAGCATGCCGTGTTCGACGGCGATGGGGAAGGTGGTGAGGGCATATCCGGTGGCCGCGATGCTGCAGGGGCTTTTGGAGGGATAGCGGTCGGGAGCCAGCCCGCTCTCGCGCGGCGTGGTGTCAAGGAAATAGCGGATGATCCGCCGCTGCAATTCGGTGAGGAAGGGATCCTGCGCGCCGGCCCGCGCTGTGGTCTCTTGCGCGGCAGCCGCCGCACCCAGAATTGCGAGAATGAACAGGATGACGTTTCGCATGCCAGACCTCAAAGAAGAAAAGAAGGATTTGATGGACGGCGGCCAGCCGCTCCAGCGCATCAGGGTGCTTTTTTTGATTGACTATTTCCTCCTGATATGCTACTTTAGCTGAATATAATACATATCAGGCCCACTATCACTCATTTTTCACGGGAAATGAAAGCCCTGTTTTATTTCCCCCGCACGCCTTTCACCAGCAGAGGAGACTCTCATGTCCGATCCGAAGAAATTCAAGCCATTCGTCCCGCCTGAAGCCAAGATGTCGGAATTCACCCTCCGCTCGCTGATCATCGGTCTCATCATGTGCGTCGTCCTGGGAGCGGCCAACGCCTATCTCGGTTTGAAGGCGGGCATGACCATCGCCGCGACCTATCCCGCCGCTGTGATCGGGATGGCCGTGCTGCGTCTTTTCCGCCAACGGGGTACGATGCTCGAGCAGAACTTTGCCAGAACGGTCGGCTCGATTGGTGAATCGGTGGCTGCTGGCGCCATCTTCACGCTGCCCGCTTTTTATATTGCCGGTCTTTGGCGTCCCTTCTTCTCCACCGCCAACTATCTGACTGCGACGGTTATCCTCATTATCGGCGGCATCCTGGGCATCATGTTCGTCGCGTTACTGCGCCGGGTAATGGTCGAGGACGAAAGCCTGCCCTATCCGGAATCGGTCGCCGCGGCGGAAATCCACAAGGCCGGCAGTGCTTCGGGAACCGGCTCCAAATTCCTCTTCAGCGCCATGCTGGGTGGAGCGCTGGTCAAGATGCTGGCCGAATTCAAGCTGTTCGCCGAGACCTGGGAGCATTTTGTCGCCTTCGCGCGCAAGACCATCACCGGCACGGCGATCCCCGGCGAAGGGGGACTCTTGCTCAGTTCGCCTGGCATCAGTCCTGCCTACATGGGGGTTGGTTATATCATTGGGCCCAAGCTCGGCGCCCTGAACTTTTCCGGCGGCCTCATCGCGTGGGGTCTGCTGACGCCGATCATCCTCTATTTCCTCACCCCTTCCTTCACGCCTGAATTCATCACGAGCTGGGCGACCTATCTGATGGGCCTCGATTCCACGCTGACGGGCCCGGCCGCGACGGCCAAGGTGAGCGATCCGGTTTTTCAGATGTATGCTGTGTGGCGATATATTGTCAAGCCGATCGCCATCGGCGGCATGCTGATGGCCGCCTGCTTCACCCTTTTTAAAATGCGCAAGAGCCTGGGGGCCGGCATCAGTCGTTCGATCAGCGACGTCAAGAAAGCTGCCTCGGGGAGCGCGGTCGAGTATGTGCGTACCGAGAAGGATCTCAAGTTCTCCTGGATCGTCATCGGGATCCTCGGCGCTGCCGTGGTCACCTTTCTGGTCACCAAGTTCATCTTCGGCACCAGTCTCCTGGTCGCCTTGGTGGCGGCCACGGTCTTGATCGTCCTGGCTTTCTTTTTCGCCGCCATCTCGGGTTACCTGGTTGGCATCATGGGGTCGAGCAACAATCCCATCAGCGGTCTGACCCTGACCGCCCTGGTGGTGACCGCCCTGATTCTGGTGGCGATCGGCGTTGGCAAGAGCAATGCCGGCGTGGCTGCTGTTCTGGGTGTCGCAGCCATTGTCTGCGTCGGGGCTGCGGTTGCCGGAGAAATGCTCCAGGACCTCAAGGCCGGGCATATCCTCGGCGGTACACCCTGGAAGATGCAAATTGGCAATCTCATCGGTGTTGCCGTGGCCGGTCTGGTGATGTTCGGCGTATTGCATTTCCTCAACCAGGCCGATATCGCTCAGGGCATCAAGGAAGGGTATGATGGCGGCTTCGGCAGCCCGAAACTCTCCGCGCCCCAGGCCGGTCTGATGGCCATGCTCGCCAAGGGGATCGTCGGCGGGCAGATGTCCTGGCCGCTGATCGTCTGCGGTATGCTGATGGGCTTGGCCTTCATCCTGATGCAGGTGCGCAGCCCGATGCTGGTCGCGGTTGGCATGTATCTGCCCCTCGAGACCACCTTCGCCATCTTCGTCGGCGGCGTGGTCAAGGGAATCGTCGATATGGTCTCGGAACGGCGTAAGTTCAATGCGGCACAGAAGGCCCGGGTCGAGAATGTCGGTATCCTGCTCGCGGCCGGATTTATCGCCGGCGAGGCGCTCACCGGTCTGGCGTTCGCACCCTTCAAGATCGCCCAGGTCAACCTGTGGCGGATCTTTGACAAGGCGCCGATTTCGATCGGCCTGGTGGTGCTGCTGCTGATTTCGCTGATCCTGATTATGGTGCCGGTCCGCAACGCCGGCAGACCGGACGAGCCCGCGCCTCCGTCCGCAGCCATGTAACCGTGGCCGGCAAGGCGGATCCATCCGCCGGCAGCGGCATAAAAAAGAAAGACGGAAGCACACAGCTTCCGTCTTTTTTTATTCAGGCGCTGAGCGTCTCTCCCGGCCGGCTTCGACCTATTTGATGATCTGCAGCTTGCGCGTTATCGCGCTTCCGTCAAAGACCAGACGGTAAAAATAGATGCCGCTGGCCAGACGGTCGGCGGTGAGGATGATATGGTGCACCCCGGCGGCCTCGGTGCTGTCGACGAGCCGGTGCACCATCCGGCCCTGCACGTCATAGAGCATCAGAGAAACCCGGCCCGTCCGGGGCAACGTATAGGTCATCATCGTTGCATTGTTGAAGGGATTGGGATAATTCTGCTCCAGTTCGAGGTGCTGCGGCAGTGTGGATGGATGGGCGTCCACGCCGGTGCCGGTGGGCCGGAAACCCGCCCGTTCCAGGCCGCGGCGGATATCGGCGTTTTTCATGAAGGTCTTCCAGACCCGGCCGCTGCGATAGTTTTCGATCATCAGGGCGATCGGACCCTGATCGATGCCGATCACGTCGGTGTCCCACCAGTTTCTGGTGAGGTTGAAGGCGTCACGGAATCCGTAGGCACCCCAAAGGTTCTGGCGAAAGGCATCGTAAAAGTAGTGCAGCGTCGGCAAACAGATCTCCGGCGCGAAGGGGAGGGAGCCGCCTGCAGCTGTCGGGGCGATGGTACCATCATCCTCCTGGGGCGGCGGCGCGCCATGCGCCGCATAGCCGTCCGGCCCGTCGCTGGCCGTCAAGCCCCAGACCTGAGCGCTGTACCCTTTCCAGCCCTTGGGATTAGCGATGCAGTAAGCCTGCTGGGCCAGGGTGGCGCGGCGGGAGTTCTCGAAATAGTCAATCCCCTTGTTGCGCATATAGTCATCCTGGATTCCGCGGAAATCGATCCAGCAATGAGAGTATTGGTGGCCGAAAAGAGGCGGGAAAATGATATAGGTCTGGCCATACTGGGTCGACCAGTTGTAGCCCCCGCACCAAGCCTTCCAGACGGAAACCGGCAGGGGATGGGTGGGCGAGCCCAGACCCAGAATATACATGATCATCATTTCGTTATAGCCGCTCCACCAGCCGCTGCCGAAGCCGCTCTCCGGCGACCACTGGGTGGTTAGCCCAGGCTGGTAATTGCGCATCCACTGCCAGTCGGTGCGGTGGTAGATCGAATCGGCCAGGGCGCGGATTTCGATCGCCTCCGGCTCCTCGCCGCTGAAATATTCGCGGCTGTAAATAATACCCGCCAGCAGCAAGGCGGAATCTATATCCGAGAGCTCGGTGGTGCCATCGCGCAGCCCGGTTTGCATGTTGAGGAAATGGTAGTAAAAACCCTTGTAGCCGCAATACCCCCGCGCGTCTCGCCCCTGCGGCTTGCTCCAGAGGGTCTTCAGAGTGGTGAGCACCCGCTGCCGGCCCTTGTCGGCGGGGATCCAGCCGCGGTCGATGCCGATGCAAATGGCAGTGAGACCGAAGCCTACGGAAGCAATGCTGCAGGCGCTCCAGGAGGCGCTGCGATCCTTGATCAAACCGTTGCTGCTGTTGGCTTCGACCCAGAAGAAATTGACGGCCGAACGCTGAAGCAGATCGAGGAAGACGGAATCTTCCACCGCGCCAGAGGTCGTGCGCTCCGGCTGCACCTGGCCGTTGGCCGGGAGGCCCCACAGGAGCGCCAGCAACAAGAGTAAAATTCTTGATTTCATTTTTCCTCGCTCATTTCATGACCACATCCACCTGGTGCACCGTTCCCGGCGGGAAGGGCGGTAGGAGACAGCGGCCATCCGCCTGACGCTCCCTGAAGGGCTGGCCGTCGAGCTCGATCTCCAGCGTGCCCTTCTCCAGTGCATGGGGATTCCGCACGTTGATCTGGTAGTCCGCGCCGCGGAAACGGCGCCGCACGGTGAAGGTTTCCCATGCCGGCGGGATGCAGGGATCGATCATCAGGCCATCGTGCATGGCGCGCAAGCCGAGGATGCCCTCCAGTGCAGCGCGGAAGAGCCAGGCCGCCGAACCGGTATACCAGCTCCAGCCGCCGCGGCCGAAATGCGGAGATGCGGGGCCGTCGACGTTTCCGGGGGTGACATAGGGCTCGGATTGATAGAGATCGGGGTCCATGCCGCGCAGGATGGGATTGATCCGGCAATACATCGCATAGGCCTGCGCGCCCCGTCCCATCAGGGCCTCGGCGAGGACCGCCCAGGCGCCGGCATGGGTGTAAAGCCCGCCGTTTTCGCGGCGGCCCGGCGCATAGCGCGACAGATAGCCGATGTCGGGATCGACACGGGTGTAGGCCGGGGAAAAGAGTATGGGGCCATACTCGCGGTCGAGATGGGCTTCGACCGCCTGCATCGCCTGCGCGGCGCGTTCGCTCGAGGCAGTCCCGCCAATCACCGCCCAGGTCTGGGCGTTGAGAAAGATCTTGCCTTCCGCGCAAGCGGCGCTGCCCACTTTTTCGCCCGAATCCTTGGTCGCCCGCCAGTACCACGCCCCGTCCCATCCGTATGCTTCGACGGCCGCCCGCAGCTGGTCCGCTGCCTGGCTGCAAAAGGCCAGCTCGTCCTGAAGGCCGGCGCGCGGGGCGATCTCCGCCCATTCACACAGAATCCGGTGGAGAAAATGGCCCATCCAGATCGACTCTCCCTTCATCCCGGTGCCGACGGCGTTGAGGCCGTCGTTCCAGTCATGGGCGCCGATCAGGGGCAACCCGCGGTCGCTGCGCCAGGCCAGGCCGCGCTTGAGGG carries:
- a CDS encoding glucoamylase family protein; its protein translation is MKSRILLLLLALLWGLPANGQVQPERTTSGAVEDSVFLDLLQRSAVNFFWVEANSSNGLIKDRSASWSACSIASVGFGLTAICIGIDRGWIPADKGRQRVLTTLKTLWSKPQGRDARGYCGYKGFYYHFLNMQTGLRDGTTELSDIDSALLLAGIIYSREYFSGEEPEAIEIRALADSIYHRTDWQWMRNYQPGLTTQWSPESGFGSGWWSGYNEMMIMYILGLGSPTHPLPVSVWKAWCGGYNWSTQYGQTYIIFPPLFGHQYSHCWIDFRGIQDDYMRNKGIDYFENSRRATLAQQAYCIANPKGWKGYSAQVWGLTASDGPDGYAAHGAPPPQEDDGTIAPTAAGGSLPFAPEICLPTLHYFYDAFRQNLWGAYGFRDAFNLTRNWWDTDVIGIDQGPIALMIENYRSGRVWKTFMKNADIRRGLERAGFRPTGTGVDAHPSTLPQHLELEQNYPNPFNNATMMTYTLPRTGRVSLMLYDVQGRMVHRLVDSTEAAGVHHIILTADRLASGIYFYRLVFDGSAITRKLQIIK